One genomic segment of Amycolatopsis sp. WQ 127309 includes these proteins:
- the rho gene encoding transcription termination factor Rho: MSNTDLLSDVGNGAAESNGTAPAPKKTVGGLTGKTVAELRSLAGELGVGETTGMRKGDLIAAIRERQGKSRKRAANETLPLEGVGEPPKAAPKSEAKAAAPATKPEPKKAVVPEASVEAPAAPVADTQPQAERPQQDKQDGQQGQDGAPEEGGRSRRRRGSNRAAGAPESQNGADRQNDRQQGGDRQNGGDRQQGGDRQQGGDRQQGGDRQQGGERQGSGERQQGGDRQQSGDRQQRDQRQGNRNDNRQGQDGNRQRNQQDGGSRGQDNNRDRDRDNRAQQQQDDDEEGGRRGRRFRDRRRRGTGGGQREVGGSPDTEIREDDVLLPVAGILDVLDNYAFVRTSGYLAGPNDVYVSLSLVRKYGLRRGDAITGVVRQPRDGEQQRQKFNPLVRVDSINGLEPDEAKRRPDFTKLTPLYPNERLRLETESHKLTTRVIDLIMPVGKGQRALIVSPPKAGKTTIMQDIANAISTNNPECHLMVVLVDERPEEVTDMQRSVKGEVISSTFDRPPADHTSVAELSIERAKRLVEMGHDVVVLLDSITRLGRAYNLAAPASGRILSGGVDSTALYPPKRFLGAARNIENGGSLTIFATAMVETGSTMDTVIFEEFKGTGNAELKLDRKIAERRVFPAVDVNPSGTRKDELLLNPDELAVTVKLSRVLHALDSQQAIDLLISRLRKTKTNTEFLMQVSKTALGGNEDD; encoded by the coding sequence GTGAGCAACACCGATCTTTTGAGCGACGTGGGTAACGGCGCCGCAGAGTCGAACGGCACGGCCCCCGCTCCCAAGAAGACGGTCGGCGGGTTGACCGGCAAGACTGTGGCCGAACTGCGTTCGCTGGCTGGGGAGCTCGGCGTCGGCGAGACGACGGGTATGCGCAAGGGCGACCTGATCGCCGCGATCCGTGAGCGTCAGGGCAAGTCTCGCAAGCGTGCGGCGAACGAGACCCTGCCTCTGGAAGGCGTCGGCGAACCGCCCAAGGCGGCCCCGAAGAGCGAGGCCAAGGCCGCGGCCCCGGCGACCAAGCCGGAGCCGAAGAAGGCCGTGGTCCCGGAGGCGTCCGTCGAGGCGCCGGCTGCGCCCGTCGCGGACACCCAGCCGCAGGCCGAGCGCCCGCAGCAGGACAAGCAGGACGGCCAGCAGGGCCAGGACGGCGCGCCCGAGGAGGGCGGCCGCAGCCGACGTCGCCGCGGTTCCAACCGCGCCGCCGGTGCGCCCGAGAGCCAGAACGGCGCCGACCGCCAGAACGACCGCCAGCAGGGTGGTGACCGCCAGAACGGCGGCGACCGCCAGCAGGGTGGCGACCGCCAGCAGGGTGGCGACCGCCAGCAGGGTGGCGACCGCCAGCAGGGTGGCGAGCGTCAGGGCAGCGGCGAGCGTCAGCAGGGCGGTGACCGCCAGCAGAGCGGCGACCGTCAGCAGCGCGACCAGCGTCAGGGCAACCGGAACGACAACCGGCAGGGCCAGGACGGCAACCGTCAGCGCAACCAGCAGGACGGTGGCAGCCGCGGGCAGGACAACAACCGCGACCGTGACCGTGACAACCGCGCCCAGCAGCAGCAGGACGACGACGAGGAAGGCGGCCGTCGCGGCCGTCGCTTCCGCGACCGTCGTCGCAGGGGCACCGGCGGTGGCCAGCGCGAGGTCGGCGGTTCGCCGGACACCGAGATCCGCGAGGACGACGTCCTGCTGCCCGTCGCGGGCATCCTGGACGTGCTCGACAACTACGCGTTCGTCCGGACGTCGGGCTACCTCGCCGGCCCGAACGACGTGTACGTCTCGCTTTCGCTGGTCCGCAAGTACGGCCTGCGCCGTGGTGACGCCATCACCGGCGTCGTGCGTCAGCCGCGGGACGGCGAGCAGCAGCGGCAGAAGTTCAACCCGCTGGTGCGCGTCGACTCGATCAACGGGCTGGAGCCGGACGAGGCCAAGCGCCGCCCCGACTTCACCAAGCTGACCCCGCTGTACCCGAACGAGCGGCTGCGCCTCGAGACCGAGTCGCACAAGCTCACGACCCGCGTGATCGACCTGATCATGCCGGTCGGCAAGGGACAGCGCGCCCTGATCGTGTCGCCGCCGAAGGCCGGTAAGACCACGATCATGCAGGACATCGCGAACGCGATCTCGACGAACAACCCCGAGTGCCACCTGATGGTCGTCCTCGTGGACGAGCGTCCGGAAGAGGTCACGGACATGCAGCGCTCGGTGAAGGGCGAGGTCATCTCCTCCACCTTCGACCGGCCGCCGGCGGACCACACCTCGGTCGCGGAGCTGTCCATCGAGCGGGCCAAGCGCCTGGTCGAGATGGGCCACGACGTCGTCGTGCTGCTCGACTCGATCACGCGTCTCGGCCGTGCGTACAACCTGGCGGCCCCGGCGTCCGGCCGGATCCTGTCCGGTGGTGTCGACTCGACCGCGCTCTACCCGCCGAAGCGGTTCCTCGGCGCGGCGCGCAACATCGAGAACGGCGGCTCGCTGACCATCTTCGCCACGGCGATGGTGGAGACCGGGTCGACGATGGACACGGTCATCTTCGAAGAGTTCAAGGGCACCGGTAACGCGGAGCTCAAGCTCGACCGCAAGATCGCCGAGCGCCGCGTGTTCCCGGCCGTCGACGTCAACCCGTCGGGTACCCGCAAGGACGAGCTGCTGCTCAACCCGGACGAGCTGGCCGTGACCGTGAAGCTGAGCCGGGTG
- the thrB gene encoding homoserine kinase, protein MSGAFRVTVPASTANLGPGFDAFGMALALYDVVEVQVTDEGLKVEVIDAGAGGVADVPTDESHLVVRAIRRTCAHLGVDPPGLHLRCYNAIPHARGLGSSAAAVVSGVAAGYALAGREIDEFDALQLAAGFEGHADNAAASLFGGLVLAWCEGTVFHAERLTPHAGIRPVVAVPAVRSATATTRGLLPATVPHRDAAHNAGRAALAVHALTAKPELLLAATEDRLHQLYRAPAYPASTALVDTLRAQGVAAAISGAGPTVLALTTTGILPPGAGVEGFDVCELPADLAGVQVAAQ, encoded by the coding sequence GTGAGCGGCGCCTTCCGCGTCACGGTCCCGGCGTCGACGGCGAACCTCGGGCCGGGCTTCGACGCGTTCGGGATGGCGCTCGCGCTCTACGACGTCGTCGAGGTGCAGGTCACCGACGAAGGCCTCAAGGTCGAGGTGATCGACGCGGGCGCGGGCGGTGTCGCCGACGTGCCCACCGACGAGTCCCACCTCGTGGTGCGGGCGATCCGGCGGACCTGCGCGCACCTCGGCGTCGACCCGCCCGGCCTGCACCTGCGCTGCTACAACGCGATCCCGCACGCGCGCGGGCTCGGGTCGTCGGCCGCCGCGGTGGTCTCCGGCGTCGCCGCCGGGTACGCGCTGGCGGGCCGGGAAATCGACGAATTCGACGCCCTGCAGCTGGCCGCGGGCTTCGAGGGCCACGCCGACAACGCGGCCGCGAGCCTGTTCGGCGGGCTCGTGCTGGCCTGGTGCGAGGGCACGGTGTTCCACGCCGAGCGGCTGACCCCGCACGCCGGGATCCGGCCGGTCGTCGCGGTCCCGGCGGTCCGCTCGGCCACCGCGACCACCCGCGGCCTGCTGCCGGCGACGGTGCCGCACCGCGACGCCGCGCACAACGCCGGTCGCGCCGCCCTCGCCGTGCACGCGCTCACGGCGAAACCGGAGCTGCTGCTGGCGGCCACCGAAGACCGCCTGCACCAGCTCTACCGCGCGCCCGCTTACCCGGCGAGCACCGCGCTGGTGGACACGCTCCGTGCACAAGGCGTGGCCGCGGCGATCTCCGGCGCGGGCCCGACGGTGCTCGCGCTGACCACGACGGGAATATTGCCGCCAGGGGCCGGTGTTGAGGGTTTCGACGTCTGCGAGCTGCCCGCGGATCTCGCGGGTGTGCAGGTTGCGGCTCAGTAA
- the thrC gene encoding threonine synthase translates to MSIKAWPGIIEAYRDRVPVPDGARVITLGEGNTPLLPARYLSELTGCDVHLKVEGVNPTGSFKDRGMTVAITHALASGLKAVICASTGNTSASAAAYAVRAGLTCAVLVPQGKIAMGKLAQAVLHGARILQVDGNFDDCLELARKTAADYPVTLVNSVNPVRIAGQKTAAFEVCDALGRAPDIHCLPVGNAGNITAYWAGYSEYAADGVVKNTPRMFGFQAAGAAPLVLGEPVRDPDTIATAIRIGSPASWTAAVKAKNESHGLFEAVTDEKILEAYRLLAGREGVFVEPASATSVAGLLATAADGRLPKGATVVCTVTGHGLKDPQTALAGNVEVEPLAVDPSAVAAALDLR, encoded by the coding sequence ATGAGTATCAAGGCCTGGCCCGGCATCATCGAGGCTTACCGGGACCGCGTCCCGGTCCCCGACGGCGCGCGGGTGATCACGCTCGGGGAGGGCAACACCCCGCTGCTGCCCGCCCGCTACCTGTCCGAGCTGACCGGCTGCGACGTCCACCTCAAGGTCGAGGGCGTCAACCCGACCGGCTCGTTCAAGGACCGCGGCATGACCGTGGCCATCACGCACGCGCTCGCCAGCGGGCTCAAGGCGGTGATCTGCGCGTCGACCGGCAACACCTCGGCCTCGGCCGCCGCCTACGCCGTGCGCGCCGGGCTCACCTGCGCCGTGCTGGTGCCCCAGGGCAAGATCGCGATGGGCAAGCTCGCCCAGGCCGTGCTGCACGGCGCGCGGATCCTGCAGGTCGACGGCAACTTCGACGACTGCCTCGAGCTGGCCCGCAAGACCGCGGCCGACTACCCGGTCACGCTCGTCAACTCGGTCAACCCGGTGCGCATCGCCGGCCAGAAGACCGCCGCGTTCGAGGTCTGCGACGCGCTCGGCCGGGCGCCGGACATCCACTGCCTGCCGGTCGGCAACGCGGGCAACATCACCGCCTACTGGGCGGGGTACTCGGAGTACGCGGCCGACGGTGTGGTGAAGAACACCCCGCGGATGTTCGGCTTCCAGGCGGCCGGCGCGGCGCCGCTGGTGCTGGGCGAACCGGTGCGCGACCCGGACACGATCGCCACCGCGATCCGGATCGGCAGCCCGGCGTCGTGGACCGCCGCGGTCAAGGCGAAGAACGAGTCCCACGGGCTCTTCGAAGCCGTCACCGACGAGAAGATCCTCGAGGCCTACCGGCTGCTCGCCGGGCGCGAGGGCGTGTTCGTCGAGCCGGCGTCGGCCACCAGCGTGGCCGGCCTGCTCGCGACGGCCGCCGACGGCCGGCTGCCGAAGGGCGCCACGGTCGTCTGCACCGTCACCGGCCACGGCCTGAAGGACCCGCAGACGGCGCTGGCGGGCAACGTCGAGGTCGAGCCGCTGGCCGTGGACCCCTCGGCGGTCGCGGCGGCGCTGGACCTGCGGTGA
- a CDS encoding homoserine dehydrogenase: MSAAEPRAIRVALLGCGTVGGEVARLLTEQAGELAARAGAPVELAGIAVRRPDKHPELPPELLTADAEKLVTSDDVDVVVELVGGIEPVRSWLLAALKAGKSVVTANKALLAEHSADLFEAADAAGVDLYFEAAVAGAIPLLRPLRESLAGDRITRVMGIVNGTTNYILSAMDSTGAGYAETLDEASRLGYAEADPTADVDGYDAASKAAILASLAFHTRVTASDVHREGIADVTAADLGAARVLGRTVKLLAICERVTDDDGVESVSARVHPVMIPRSHQLAGVSGAFNAVYVEADAAGELMFYGQGAGGAPTASAVLGDLVAVARNQVAGGRGPRESAHAALPVRPMGQTPTRYHVSLSVADRAGVLAQVAQAFAAHGVSIAAVRQLHVDDRASLVVVTHQAPDAALRSTVDEIGRLDVVHHVVSVMRVEGEDA; this comes from the coding sequence GTGTCTGCTGCTGAACCTCGAGCGATCAGGGTCGCCCTGCTCGGCTGCGGGACCGTGGGCGGCGAGGTCGCCCGGTTGCTCACCGAGCAGGCCGGCGAGCTGGCCGCCCGGGCGGGCGCGCCGGTCGAGCTGGCCGGCATCGCCGTCCGCCGCCCGGACAAGCACCCCGAGCTGCCCCCGGAGCTGCTGACCGCCGACGCCGAGAAGCTCGTGACCTCCGACGACGTCGACGTCGTGGTCGAGCTCGTCGGCGGGATCGAGCCGGTGCGCAGCTGGCTGCTGGCCGCGCTGAAGGCCGGGAAGTCCGTGGTCACCGCGAACAAGGCGCTGCTCGCCGAGCACTCCGCCGACCTGTTCGAGGCGGCCGACGCCGCCGGTGTCGACCTCTACTTCGAGGCCGCCGTCGCCGGGGCGATCCCGCTGCTGCGACCGCTGCGCGAGTCCCTGGCGGGTGACCGGATCACCCGCGTGATGGGCATCGTCAACGGCACCACGAACTACATCCTGTCCGCGATGGACTCGACCGGCGCGGGCTACGCCGAGACGCTCGACGAGGCCAGCCGGCTCGGGTACGCCGAGGCCGACCCGACCGCCGACGTCGACGGCTACGACGCCGCGTCCAAGGCCGCGATCCTCGCCTCGCTCGCCTTCCACACCCGGGTGACGGCCTCGGACGTGCACCGCGAGGGCATCGCCGACGTCACCGCCGCCGACCTCGGCGCGGCGCGCGTGCTCGGCCGCACGGTCAAGCTGCTGGCCATCTGCGAACGGGTGACCGACGACGACGGCGTCGAGTCGGTGTCCGCCCGCGTGCACCCGGTGATGATCCCGCGCAGCCACCAGCTGGCCGGCGTGAGCGGCGCGTTCAACGCCGTCTACGTCGAGGCCGACGCCGCCGGCGAGCTGATGTTCTACGGCCAGGGCGCGGGCGGCGCGCCGACGGCGAGCGCGGTGCTCGGCGACCTGGTCGCGGTGGCCCGCAACCAGGTGGCCGGCGGCCGCGGCCCGCGCGAGTCGGCGCACGCGGCGCTGCCGGTGCGGCCGATGGGCCAGACCCCGACCCGGTACCACGTAAGCCTTTCCGTGGCCGACCGCGCCGGGGTGCTCGCCCAGGTGGCGCAGGCGTTCGCCGCCCACGGCGTGAGCATCGCGGCGGTCCGCCAGCTCCACGTCGACGACCGCGCGAGCCTGGTCGTCGTCACGCACCAGGCCCCCGACGCGGCCCTGCGGTCCACTGTGGACGAGATCGGGCGGCTCGACGTCGTCCACCATGTTGTCAGTGTGATGCGGGTGGAAGGCGAAGACGCATGA
- the lysA gene encoding diaminopimelate decarboxylase produces the protein MAHPAGPRHADVYPHADSSGFPPASGDELDRLYPKVWPRNTFRGADGVVRIAGVDVRELAEQHGTPLFVVDEADFKSRCADYAEAFDDPALVHYASKAFLSIEIARWVAEQGLSLDVCSGGELAVAQRASFPAERITFHGNNKSPAELEAAVVAGVGTIVLDSYYEIARLADTAARHDVVQPVLIRVTVGVEAHTHEFIATAHEDQKFGFSLAAGDAAEAVRRVLNAPSLKLTGLHSHIGSQIFDADGFEVAARRVVGLLADLAKEHGPELLDQLNLVDLGGGFGIAYTDKDNPPPPAQMITQIREIVRKECAYAGLPVPRIAGEPGRAIAGPGTITLYEVGTIKDVALGDNAVRRYVSVDGGMSDNIRTALYDAVYDVRLVSRSASDNEEPVHAVLSRVVGKHCESGDIVVRDCWLPDTLAPGDLVAVAATGAYCYSMASTYNRQPRPAVVAVRNGGARLLLRRETTDDMLRLEV, from the coding sequence ATGGCGCACCCCGCGGGCCCACGGCACGCCGACGTCTACCCCCACGCCGACTCCTCCGGGTTCCCGCCCGCGAGCGGCGACGAGCTCGACCGGCTCTACCCGAAGGTCTGGCCCCGCAACACCTTCCGCGGCGCGGACGGCGTCGTGCGGATCGCCGGCGTCGACGTGCGCGAGCTGGCCGAGCAGCACGGCACGCCGCTGTTCGTCGTCGACGAGGCCGACTTCAAGTCCCGCTGCGCGGACTACGCCGAGGCGTTCGACGACCCGGCGCTCGTGCACTACGCGTCCAAGGCCTTCCTCTCCATCGAGATCGCCCGCTGGGTGGCCGAGCAGGGGCTGAGCCTGGACGTCTGCAGCGGCGGCGAGCTCGCCGTGGCGCAGCGCGCGAGCTTCCCGGCCGAGCGGATCACCTTCCACGGCAACAACAAGTCGCCGGCGGAGCTCGAAGCCGCGGTCGTCGCGGGCGTCGGCACGATCGTGCTCGACTCCTACTACGAGATCGCCCGGCTGGCCGACACCGCCGCGCGCCACGACGTCGTGCAGCCGGTGCTGATCCGGGTGACCGTCGGCGTCGAGGCGCACACCCACGAGTTCATCGCGACGGCCCACGAGGACCAGAAGTTCGGCTTCTCGCTGGCGGCTGGGGACGCCGCGGAGGCGGTGCGGCGGGTGCTCAACGCGCCGTCGCTGAAGCTGACCGGCCTGCACAGCCACATCGGCTCGCAGATCTTCGACGCCGACGGCTTCGAGGTCGCCGCCCGCCGCGTCGTCGGGCTGCTCGCCGACCTGGCCAAGGAACACGGCCCCGAGCTGCTCGACCAGCTGAACCTGGTCGACCTCGGCGGCGGCTTCGGCATCGCCTACACCGACAAGGACAACCCGCCGCCGCCGGCGCAGATGATCACGCAGATCCGCGAGATCGTCCGCAAGGAGTGCGCCTACGCCGGGCTCCCGGTGCCGCGCATCGCCGGCGAGCCGGGCCGCGCGATCGCCGGGCCGGGCACGATCACGCTCTACGAGGTCGGCACCATCAAGGACGTCGCGCTCGGCGACAACGCCGTGCGCCGGTACGTGAGCGTCGACGGCGGGATGAGCGACAACATCCGCACCGCGCTCTACGACGCGGTGTACGACGTCCGGCTGGTTTCCCGCTCCGCGAGCGACAACGAAGAGCCGGTGCACGCCGTGCTGTCCCGGGTCGTGGGAAAACACTGTGAGTCCGGCGACATCGTCGTACGAGACTGCTGGCTGCCCGACACGCTGGCTCCGGGCGACCTGGTGGCCGTCGCGGCGACCGGCGCCTACTGCTACTCGATGGCGAGCACGTACAACCGGCAGCCGCGCCCGGCCGTGGTCGCCGTGCGCAACGGCGGCGCCCGGCTGCTGCTGCGGCGTGAGACGACCGACGACATGCTGCGCCTGGAGGTCTGA
- the argS gene encoding arginine--tRNA ligase: MTPAALADLVRSSAVQVLTARGIDDTVLPEQVTIERPRNPDHGDYATNLALQVAKKAGLKPREFAEALAAAVAAADGVASAEVAGPGFLNFRLAAAAQGDIVRQVIEAGAAFGRGDALAGTKINLEFVSANPTGPIHLGGTRWAAVGDALGRVLGAQGGEVTREYYFNDAGAQIDRFVRSLIAAAKGEPAPEDGYAGGYINDIAAEVIKAEPSALSLPEQERHETFRRIGINLMFTEIKDSLHEFGADFDVYFHENSLHESGAVDAAVQQLKDSGNLYFADGAWWLKSSEYGDDKDRVVIKQDGNPAYIAGDLAYFKDKRNRGFDLCIYMLGADHHGYIARLKAAAAAFGDDPATVEVLIGQMVNLVSDGKPVRMSKRAGTVITMEDLVEAVGVDPARYELIRYSVDSTLDVDLDLLRKHSNDNPVYYVQYAHARLASLQRNAADLGIKSAESFSDVDFGLLTLPAEGDLIRTIGEFPEMVRRAADMREPHRIARYLEELAGAYHKFYTVGRVLPQGDEEVTPLTHARLALCEAARQVLANGLALLGVSAPERM, translated from the coding sequence GTGACTCCCGCCGCTCTCGCCGACCTGGTCCGCAGCTCCGCCGTGCAGGTACTGACCGCACGCGGCATCGACGACACCGTGCTGCCGGAGCAGGTGACCATCGAACGCCCGCGCAACCCCGACCACGGCGACTACGCGACGAACCTGGCCCTGCAGGTGGCGAAGAAGGCCGGCCTGAAGCCGCGTGAGTTCGCCGAGGCGCTGGCCGCGGCGGTCGCGGCGGCCGACGGGGTCGCTTCGGCCGAGGTCGCGGGCCCGGGATTCCTCAACTTCCGCCTGGCCGCGGCCGCGCAGGGCGACATCGTGCGCCAGGTCATCGAGGCCGGCGCCGCCTTCGGCCGCGGGGACGCGCTGGCCGGCACCAAGATCAACCTCGAGTTCGTCTCGGCCAACCCGACCGGCCCCATCCACCTGGGCGGCACCCGCTGGGCCGCGGTCGGCGACGCGCTGGGCCGCGTGCTCGGCGCGCAGGGCGGCGAGGTCACCCGCGAGTACTACTTCAACGACGCCGGCGCGCAGATCGACCGGTTCGTCCGGTCCCTGATCGCCGCCGCGAAGGGCGAGCCCGCGCCGGAGGACGGCTACGCGGGCGGCTACATCAACGACATCGCCGCCGAGGTCATCAAGGCCGAGCCGAGCGCGCTGTCGCTGCCGGAGCAGGAGCGGCACGAGACGTTCCGCCGCATCGGCATCAACCTGATGTTCACCGAGATCAAGGACAGCCTGCACGAGTTCGGCGCCGACTTCGACGTCTACTTCCACGAGAACTCGCTGCACGAGTCGGGCGCGGTCGACGCCGCCGTCCAGCAGCTGAAGGACTCCGGGAACCTCTACTTCGCGGACGGCGCCTGGTGGCTGAAGTCGTCCGAGTACGGCGACGACAAGGACCGCGTCGTCATCAAGCAGGACGGCAACCCGGCCTACATCGCCGGCGACCTGGCCTACTTCAAGGACAAGCGCAACCGCGGCTTCGACCTCTGCATCTACATGCTCGGTGCGGACCACCACGGCTACATCGCCCGGCTCAAGGCGGCCGCGGCGGCGTTCGGCGACGACCCGGCCACGGTCGAGGTGCTGATCGGCCAGATGGTGAACCTGGTCAGCGACGGCAAGCCGGTGCGGATGTCCAAGCGCGCCGGTACCGTGATCACGATGGAGGACCTGGTCGAGGCGGTCGGCGTCGACCCGGCCCGCTACGAGCTGATCCGCTACTCCGTCGACTCCACTTTGGACGTCGACCTGGACCTGCTGCGCAAGCACTCCAACGACAACCCGGTCTACTACGTCCAGTACGCCCACGCGCGGCTGGCGTCCCTGCAGCGCAATGCTGCCGACCTGGGCATCAAGTCCGCCGAGTCCTTTTCGGACGTCGACTTCGGACTGCTCACGCTGCCCGCCGAGGGCGACCTGATCCGCACCATCGGCGAGTTCCCGGAAATGGTGCGTCGGGCCGCCGACATGCGGGAGCCGCACCGGATCGCGCGCTACCTCGAAGAACTCGCGGGCGCTTACCACAAGTTCTACACCGTGGGCCGTGTGCTGCCCCAGGGCGACGAAGAGGTGACCCCGCTGACCCACGCGCGGCTCGCGCTGTGCGAAGCGGCCCGCCAGGTCCTGGCCAACGGCCTCGCCCTGCTCGGTGTTTCTGCTCCGGAACGGATGTAA
- a CDS encoding DUF3105 domain-containing protein, whose protein sequence is MKAARGSVVSKKGTPWGTIIAVVAIVALAAAVITYYMVASAPKRDQASREEAAAAFAPTASDPDPSKRIPGVITATYTGSVHVLPTERVAYDKTPPFGGPHDQTWATCTGIVYPNAVRTENMVHALEHGSVWIAYNPQQISGDALNLLSVRAKDKPFTMLSPYPGLDKPISLQSWGHQLKLDSADDPRIDEFIAALRSNPNGVYPEVGASCDAVPGSFDPDNPPPFDPSKPGPDAKPMDYKGSTAAQGEQGAPGGVPTAPASAPASGAPSQ, encoded by the coding sequence GTGAAGGCGGCCCGCGGTTCCGTGGTCAGCAAGAAGGGCACGCCGTGGGGCACGATCATCGCGGTCGTGGCCATCGTCGCCCTCGCCGCCGCCGTGATCACCTACTACATGGTGGCGTCCGCGCCGAAGCGTGACCAGGCGAGCCGCGAAGAGGCCGCCGCCGCGTTCGCGCCGACCGCGTCCGACCCGGATCCCTCGAAGCGCATCCCCGGCGTCATCACCGCGACCTACACCGGCAGTGTCCACGTCCTGCCGACCGAGCGCGTCGCCTACGACAAGACCCCGCCGTTCGGCGGCCCGCACGACCAGACGTGGGCCACCTGCACCGGCATCGTCTACCCGAACGCCGTCCGCACCGAGAACATGGTGCACGCGCTGGAGCACGGCTCGGTGTGGATCGCCTACAACCCGCAGCAGATCTCGGGTGACGCGCTGAACCTGCTGAGCGTGCGCGCCAAGGACAAGCCGTTCACGATGCTGTCGCCCTACCCCGGTCTCGACAAGCCGATCTCGCTGCAGTCCTGGGGCCACCAGCTGAAGCTGGACAGCGCCGACGACCCGCGGATCGACGAGTTCATCGCGGCCCTGCGCAGCAACCCGAACGGCGTCTACCCCGAGGTCGGCGCGTCCTGCGACGCGGTGCCCGGCTCGTTCGACCCGGACAACCCGCCGCCGTTCGACCCGTCGAAGCCGGGCCCGGACGCGAAGCCGATGGACTACAAGGGCAGCACCGCCGCGCAGGGTGAGCAGGGCGCCCCCGGCGGCGTGCCGACCGCTCCCGCGTCCGCCCCGGCCTCGGGCGCGCCGTCCCAGTGA
- a CDS encoding DUF305 domain-containing protein produces MSSGADLDDLETDEVVEQPTWSRWVIIGGTLLAVLLIGGVAGMFVTRAVDDPAATATPARDSVEVGFAQDMSTHHLQAVTMSGIARDRTTDPEIKQLAFDIERTQLEQVGRMKGWLMLWDQPEQAIGAPMKWMTEPMSGHDGMSMAPSSLSPSGGALMPGMATDTELTKLRSLSGRPFDVYFLQLMLRHHQGGTSMAQYASEHSNLPALKALVNSILTSQGAEMDQMKLMLAGRGAQPLP; encoded by the coding sequence GTGAGTTCCGGAGCCGACCTCGACGACCTCGAAACCGATGAGGTCGTCGAGCAGCCGACGTGGTCGCGCTGGGTGATCATCGGCGGGACGCTGCTGGCGGTCCTGCTGATCGGCGGCGTCGCGGGGATGTTCGTCACCCGCGCCGTCGACGACCCGGCGGCCACGGCCACACCGGCCCGCGACTCCGTCGAGGTCGGCTTCGCGCAGGACATGTCGACGCACCACCTGCAGGCGGTCACGATGTCGGGCATCGCCCGCGACCGCACGACCGACCCGGAGATCAAGCAGCTCGCGTTCGACATCGAACGCACGCAGCTCGAGCAGGTCGGCCGCATGAAGGGCTGGCTCATGCTGTGGGACCAGCCGGAGCAGGCGATCGGCGCGCCGATGAAGTGGATGACGGAACCGATGTCCGGCCACGACGGCATGTCGATGGCCCCGTCGTCGCTGTCGCCGTCGGGCGGCGCGTTGATGCCGGGCATGGCGACCGACACGGAGCTGACGAAGCTGCGCTCGCTGTCGGGCCGCCCGTTCGACGTCTACTTCCTGCAGCTGATGCTCCGCCACCACCAGGGCGGCACGTCGATGGCGCAGTACGCGTCGGAGCACTCGAACCTGCCGGCGCTGAAGGCCCTGGTGAACAGCATCCTCACGTCCCAGGGCGCGGAGATGGACCAGATGAAGCTGATGCTCGCCGGCCGGGGCGCCCAGCCGCTCCCCTGA